The sequence GTAAAGTTCTTAGTGTTTTCTCTGATCTTGGAAATAACTACAGTATTCTAGTaagcaaataaaggaaaactgaagtccATAGTTTCCAATTCTGCTTGTGGGCACTGTGTATCAAGCACGAGTTCCTTTGAGTCTGGAAGTCACCAGATTGTAATTTATGCTCTATGAAGTTTTAGGCTAATGATGAAAGCTGGACACATACCACTCACTTGCACTGCCAAGTCTCATTCCTTGGGATTGAGCTGACAATAGCAGAGTTAGAAATCTGCTGTTCTTGCTGAGTACTGTTTATATAACAGTATAAGATCCCAGAAATCTTTTACAAGAAGTAACACTGGTAATGTTTACCAAGAGGGTAACTACTAGCAGGATTAAAAGTAAGAACTGTGAAAGATTGTGGTACAGATTTCTGGAGTATAGGAACTTGGTGagtgtcacagaatcactgtgCTGCATCCAAAGATTCCACCAGTCCCTAAGTTACAGCATTTAACTGCATGATGTTCTAAAATATCTCCAGATCagaaaaagggtttttttttgtttgtttgtttgcttgtttgtttgtttgttacttgTGTAAcatttacagaatcatagaatgatttggaagggatttcttcctctgaattcatctggtccaaccccgCTACTGCAAGGGGGTTACGCAGGACCATGGGcattacattttcattctgaaattaaatttcaaCTTATGTCTACTTCTCCTAGAGCAGCAGAAACCAATTACACTGtgtttaatatttctttcattgctCAACTAAAATaccttaaaatacatttgtatgtattttgtgttttacaAGAGTTAACTCGAGTTCTCTCTTCATTTGTAGTTCATCCCCTGCCACCTTTCCAGCAGTGGGAAGAacacacagagacagaaatcGAGTTACActgggaacaaaaggaaaaggaaattgaaCTCTTTTGTCAAGCTGAAGTGTGGCAACccaatggaaaagcaaaactggtatgaaatctgaatttattctaatgcaaaaataattctTTAGCAACCTTACTTTAATCTAAGTCTTGTGAGCATGcttatttgtatgtttttctggttttatttggtATCAGGTTCCATGCTTATTGTGTGGTCCACATGGCTGGGCATTGCTAATGTTAATTCAGACTTCCAGCACTGCCTATACTGCTGACTGAAGTGTATGGTGTGACTGGTCTATATACATGGCTCTGTCCTCTGCTGAATGGTCTCTCAGACCTGCTGAAGTAGACAAAAATACTTACAGGCCTTATAATTGCTGTTATTAAAGCTACTGATAATCTTCATTTGTTTACTGTGCTTTTATAACTCATAACATCTTGCAAGCAAATGGCAGAGAAGTGTATTGAAGGATCACACTTTTTTGATATTAGTCCAGGATTCTCCTGTTAACTATTGGCTGTGCTTAATGGTAGTGCGCATGGTTTCTAGTGAGGAAATCCCAGgacagtttttctttccatcctcTTCAACCTCCTTTGAAATTGTTTCAGTAGAGTCCTCATCTTCCACCTCTTTCACAAAGAGTGAAGTTGATTTACACTTTGCATAGTTACTGTGGTTTCTTTGTAGTCCTTTTCTTATGAGGACAGCTTGTCTTCAGCAtattaaaaagcattaagaaGATCAGAAGCAACCTGTGTTCTGTCTTAACTACTGCGTAAGAGCTGTTAGGTTCAGTCATTGCTGTGGTCAGCCATTACAGGGGCATGCTCACTTTGTAGCTTTTGCAAGAACTCATTCTACCTTTTAAGATGgagtgtggaaaaaaatatggaaattgAAAGAAAAGGCAGCTATACATGCTGTGCCTACATCTAGAACAGTCTCAGTAAATTCCATCTGCCTTTATGTGAAGAGCTGTCATTTGACTCACTGCAAGAGGCTCCTACTCCTCCTACTCTGATGGTTACACTGAACCAGGTTGTACAACTTCTTCTGGATCTCCCGGTCTTTGGAACTCatgattatcttttttttccttttttttttttttttcctttctttttgacTGCTGTTCAATTGTTGTCTTTTCCAAAACAAGCTTTACTGGCCGCTGTGTGTAGTAGAGgcaaaagcagtttttcaaACAAAAGCCTGTTGTTGCTCATTAAGCAGAACTAAGCTctgactgttctgtttttctgttttgcagtacAACAGTTCAGATACACAACTATATCATAACAGCATCACTCTTGGTGGACTGCAGCCCTACACCAGTTACACATCTAGAGTACGTTGTGGAGCAGCTAAGCATTTCTGGAGATGGAGCGAATGGAGCAAAGCCCACTCCTTCCGAACAAAGGAGAAAGGTGTGTTTGgtctacagagaaaataatcttGAATGATGTTCTTCACCTGATACTTCTTTTTACTACTTGCTAGTCTTACGTTATGTCACTAGAGGAGAGGCCTGTTGCATTCATGAAAGTAGAATCATACTAAGCAAACTTTAGGAAGGTGGCTTCTTAAATCATCCTTCATACCAGCATCTGGAATCTCATCCACTGTAGGCAGTGGAAAATCCAGGTGACCAGGAGGATGCATGGTGTAACAGTGTTCTTTGAGGGCTAGAAAAGCAACGCAGAGGTGGGAACAAACATCTGggaactgaaagcaaagaaaggattTTTAGAAAAGTGAGTCATACTAGCATTCAGAAGTAAAAgctgaaaagagcaagaagtTAAAGGATAATGTTTAGGCAAGATGTAGGAGTGACTGGGAAAGAGAAGTCTGAAGGGCTGAATCTCTTCAAATGGAGGCAAATAaagcatctttgttttcttccagctcCATCAGGGAAACTGGATGTCTGGAGAAAAATTACACCAGCTCTGCAGGGGCGGAACGTGACCTTGTTCTGGAAGGTGAGACACTggtacagaaatggaaataaaactaTTTGTAAATGGGTTTGAAACTCCTCTCATTAACTTTAACAAGTCTGTGTGCACTTTATGGCAAGAGCCTAAGATAAATATTATATACTACATGTTTCAGGATGTTTCTAGCTGTATGATCTTGGTATTTCAGATGTGCATATTTCTATTTTACCAAGTATTATAACAAGCTAAATCCTATTACtggtatttctgcattttcatttaaaacaatatGTTTATGCTTTTGTTCAAATAAGTGTTTATATTGTTATGGAAATAACATATGTGTGTTATTATTTGAAGTtctagttgtttttttcatgtttttcttcgGGAAATTTGTGAAGTAATCGATGTTTACCCATGTATCTTTCTTTCCTAGCAAGAAGCAGGTTTTCGAGCGAATggagaaattatttcatatGAAGTAACCTGGGAAAAAGTAGTAGACAGATTTAAGCCTGAACATATTTCCCTTTCATCAGATCGTAATAGTACAAGGATTTTCATTGATAATCATCCCTACAGAATCAGTATAATGGCAAGGAACAGTGTTGGTTATTCACATCCTTCAGTGTTGATCATCCCTGGAGCTACAGGTAACAGTAGGAGTATTTCCAGCTAAACCTAGATTTCCATTACCAGAGTTTTATACCCACTTATATTAAGTGAGACGGTCCTTATGGTTGAAGGagtggagcagtgctggcaacCTCCTTAAGGCAGCTTTTTTGAGAGCACCAGAGCTCTCTGTCTGCATGAAGTCAAGCAGAGAAGGCAGGAGACTGGCGTGGCTGACTGGGTACCTCCTGGTCAAGCTAAAGGATTAAAAGTGAAAGTAGGGATGTGTGGACTCGGAacagggatgccatccaaatgTGCAGAGGTGAGATCAGGAAAGtcaaagcacagaggaaacctggcaaggtaaataaaaaacaaaagattctATACATATGTTGGTCAGAAAAGAAtaccccctctgataaatgagaagagACAAGTGCATTCAACAGATgtagagaaggctgaggtactcaatgagttctttgcatctgtcttcactggcagtcaaACTTCCcagtttcttctttcacatTCCTGAACCTCTAGGAAGGAGTAAGGGGAGAAAAATCTCTCCcactgtaagagcagagcaagtcagAGATGGCCTCATGAGGCtgacatgagtcagcagtgtgcacttgcaacCCACAGGGTCAACTGCATGCTGGTCTGCATCAAAAAAttccagcagggtgagggaggtgatcatccccctgtactctgTCCTGATGACCCACCTGCAGTATTATGTCCAGCACAACAAAGACATaaagctgttggagcaggtccagaggatggccacCTAGATGATAATAGGGCTGTAGCACCATTCTtacaaagaaaggttgagggagctgggcttgttcagcctgaggaagagaaggctccagagaggcCTAATGGCAGCCTTCCAATGCTTACAGGGAGCTTATGAGCAGGAGGGAGGATGACTGTTTACATAGtattaaactaaaagaagggagatttaacTTAGATATTAGGATGGAATTCTTTActcggagggtggtgaggcactggcactgctgcccagagaagctgtgggtgctccatccctggaggtgctcaagatgGGCTGGGTGGGGCCCGGGgggggcagcctgagctggtggggggcagggGGCTGGGTAACTGCTTCCCCAGGCTAGTTGTTAAGGTTCATTcaaatccaagccattctgtgaatctatgattctatgacttatCATCTTGAGGGAATAAATTAAGCTGACCTGAAAACTGAAATCACGGCTATCTGGAAATTATTGCTGTATTTTGGCTGATAGGGCGGTAACTCTCTGCATATTGACATGAGTGCCTTCATCTGTCCCTCACAGGAGATAGTCTGTTTTCCACAGAGTCATTGCAAAGTGTGGTTAGCTTTACTCTAGGTGTCAGACCTGCAGCATGTGCTGTGACAGCCCAGCCTTCCTTGTGTGAAACTTGTGCATATGATCAGCCTCTTGTGGATTTCTGTTCTTGACTCCAGTTTCTTGCTGTTGAATTCTTCTTCTGGGTTTATGGTAATAACTTCTGGATGTTTTCTGAGCAGACAGCTTTCAGTATACATAGAGACTGGCTTTCTGCGTGTGAGAGGGCTCAAATTTCTGATCATGAAGGAGCATAAGTGTTCATTATGGTTTTAACAGCTTAGTGTTGAAACTATATTGAGCTTTGTTGATTCAGGTCTTATGCAGAATAATAATAGAAactatgctttcttttttttttttttaaatattcctaGATATTGAAAAGAAGCTCAACAGTTCAGAGCTTAAAGAAGAGCATGTTAATGGTACAGATGGTGGCATTTTGATTTCCTGGAAGCCCAGAGATAAATCTGACAGTTACATTATTGATTGGTGTAACTTTCCAATGCTGCAGCCTTGTGATTTGCAATGGAGGAGATTTGGACCCAACACTTCCAGTGCTCTGATCAAATCAGGTGAaagcagaatgtattttttctgatgTCTGAACTCTTTTATGCTGTGGGCATTAAATGAATTCAGACGTCACGTCCTGTGGAACATTGAAGTCTGTGCACTGCACGTACAATTATGCTAAAGCATTTGTCATAATGTTTTGCTCAGCAGCTAAAATAAACACCATTAACACATTAGCACCACTGAGCCATGGAAATCAGAGCAGTATTTTAGCAAAACATCTTCTGAGTGTCTTTAAGTAATGTCTTGAAGGAGTGTAGTGAATGTTATCTGTAAGTACAGAGATGCAAAATGGAGCTTTGCCTTGTGTGTCGCACAGGTTAGAAGTTTACACGGACATTATAACACCCACTGCAAGATGAAAGGTGCTCACAGTGTACCCAAGAATGTGTCTCACCAGTTGTGCATATTTTCTCCTGGTAGTGACCATTAGATCCAAATCCTTTCTGGCTATGTGAAAGTCACTATgacacagtgctgcagatgaAGGCATATAGCCTTCCCAGACTCTCTCACAACTGCAAATTCaccttttgaaatgaaatggtcAAATTTTGACTGAGCACGTCTTAGTattcaataaataaattgcacctcaatcattaaaagaaaaacaaaaagcaacacacAAAAAGCAATCCACACAGCAATGGcaataccaaaaaaaaaccccacaccacAGGAACCTACCTCCTGACCTTTTTTTGTGATCACTTCTACTATTTTCTAGCTGCTTTTGTTCCTGGGGTGAGATACAATTTCCACGTCTATGCATCTGCTGCTAATAGAGCCTCCTTACTGGAGAAGAAGACTGGTTATCTCAAGGAGCTTCGTAAGTTGGAAATGCATTTCGAGTTTATGTATTTGCTGAATTCATCTCTCGCAAAGAGAGGAATTACTCATCCCTGCTTCTGTAACTAGATTAGAATGTACTTGCTCTGTTGTTTCAGTATAATCTGTGAAATATATGACTTACAAGTTGTAAAACAATGTATATTCCCTATATAGAGGATATGATACTAGTGCTCTGACCAGGTCAAGTCCATGCTAATCAGACTGAGCTATGATTAGCAGCCCATACATGCTTTGTGTGCTATGTAGACTCACACTGTGAAGGTATCAGATTTTTTGGAGTGCTTAGGCTTTGCTCAGTCTTTACATTCAATTGGGATACAAATATGCATGGGAATTCAGAACTTTTCCAAGTGAGTTTTTCCAAACATGATTGAAGGATAATGTCAAGTCTAacagaaatttcctttttttttttccagctcctcGATTTGACCCCgatgtgaaaaaaatagaactgaGTTATCATGAAGTAACACTGTATTGGGATCCTTACCCCACAGATGAGATACACCCTGGTTTCTTAAGAGGTTACCATGTTTATGTGTCACCTGTGCAAGAGGGCTGCAATTTGAAAGGATCCAAAAAACATGTTCTTGAAGGTAAGATACTGAAGTTTATGAGGATTATGAGGCTGATACTGCAGCCTCTTGGAAAGGTCATATTAGGCCAGCAAATCGACCCATTACGTATGGCATAGGTTTTAGCACCTGCttcttttgatttcttcctAGTATTGGAGGCATTACTGGGCAGAATGAGGGTCCTGGCGTTACATAGATTTACAGCTCCTTGTCcttttcctgtagctcccttcAGCATTAGTGTGAACTACAGAAAGGATTCTTTCAGTACTGCAGGAGGAGTGGTTCCTTCTTCTTGCAATCTGAGTTCCACATGAATTTGCAAAACATCTGTTTGTGATCTACTTGGATGAGAGTCATAGGAAGCATGGTAGTTTTACTAGGTATTTTAGAAACAGATGGAATAGCACTTACTTCCTTCAGAATTGGAACACTGTGGAAATTCCCCATTTGAATTCCTTCATAATGAAAGTATTTGTGGCTGTGCTCTCCAGTGGAGTTCTTCAGGCAGTAGAACTAAGCTGCGAGGTGGCACAAAGCCATGtttaacttttcatttctgattttaatgATTCATGTCCAAAACTGCTCCAAACGATTGGCGCATTAAAATTTCCAAGTGTTTCCAACTCATTCaaggtattttttccttctctcttcttccaggtGGGTCAAGTTTTCTCTCAGATCCCTCCCTTTATTAGGCTAGCACCAGGATGAGAATAATAGGctgaactgaaggaaaattatGTAAATGTTCCAGTCAGGTCTAAACTAAGCAACGAAGAGCCACAACTCTGCAAGTAATCCGAGTTAGATTTAGAGTGGTTAAATAGAAAAATGGCTATTTCTCAGCTGCATGAGCTAGCAGATAGGAGATGTGACTGGGAACACGAGAAACAAGCTAACCCTTCTCTCCCTGGAGACTGGGAGTTGCACAATACAGAGAGTTTATTTTTGAGACGGTGATGTCTTGCTTTCAATTAACTTGAAAGAACTTGATCTAAGCTTAAAAGCTACAGGACTCCAAAGAAAATGGCGAAACACCAAATCAAACTCTGGtcagaggaaatggaaatggaggGATGTATTTCTTGACATCAAGCTGTCAGAAGGCCTACTGCAGGACAGGCTGTGCGGTCAGAGTCCAGCTAggaggatgtgagcacagcactgtggcagTGACTCAGGATGCATCatctttctcagaagaaagtGTGCAGATTACAAGGAAAGGGAACTGTAAAcattctgttatttcagtggTTCAGTTACATTGATTTGTAACATCTGTTTCATTCTAGGTGGTTCAGTGGTATGTAAATTCACAATTGAAaacccagaagaaaaaacatacacTGTGAAGCACTTGACGTCGAACACGAAATACAAGCTGGCCATTAAAGCATATACAGGCGGAGGAGAAAATTCTGCTACCAACTTCAGATACATCGATACACCACTTGACTGTGAGTACCGGCAGGGAGAAATGTTTCTCCTCACAGAAGGATTGGGAGGATGCTAGACCAATCTTCCTTTCTCGAGGGAAAacatttaattctgaaaatgaaatatgtatacCGATGTGATATTTTGATGCTTTTAAGtgtctgtgtttttaattaagaatgaaaagaatTCCACAGGCGTACCATATCCTTCTGAGAAGTAGCGTAACTCATGCAGATTTGTAGGCCTAGTGAGTCCAGTTTGGTAGATCATTGAAGAATTGTTTTTGGATTTAATTCATACTACAATACAGGAGGAACTAAATACCAGTATGCAAATAGATAATTTCTGTATGGACTTCTGAATTTCCAATTATGATTGGTTTACTTATTAGTCTTTAAACCCACTGTCAAGCGAACTCTTTTGTAAGTCAGTAGCAGAGGGTTGTTTGAACACTGCAGTTTACTAACGGGGCAGATTAGATctccaaagcagagcaggaaatcACCTGCCTCTAGTTCTGTCCCCTTGAAAACACCATTCAGCAACCTTAGCTGTGAGATTTGTGATCCAAACTGGGAATGTCTAGTTGTGAAAAATTTGCCTGGGTTAAGGGtggagggggaggaaagggcGAACTGTTGGTTGTGCAAGGACACTTCATGCTTTATGCTGTCTAAATAAAGGGCCCAAATGCTCACAGTACCCTATCAGAGGCAGTTCTGCATCTTGCACCTTTGCTCTATCTCCCATGCTCCAGCTTTAGGCACAGACATTTGTACTGGCATAATTGACCTAGGAAAGCTAAAAAGGAGAATGTAATGTGGCTGTTTATTTCCTGCTGTGGTTTGTGGTAGAGACACACAAGCTGGCTGGCACAGGGCAAGAGGGCAGCAGCCAGGGGAAGCTTTCAGAGGACACTTGCTCTTTGTCAGGTCCTATGTGTAGCAGCCTGAACTATTTGTGAAAAATATTCTAAGGTTATGTACTATAACCAGAAGTGAAAATACTGAGATCCTTACATCTGCATAAATCCTAGGAGAGCAAGAACACTGGCAGTGTCTGTCTTGATACGGTCTATCCATACTGGAGGTGCAGAGTTTATGCCAactttttctcactgaaaaaatatGTTGCCTTTGGGAATCTGTAAGGAAATCTGAAACAAGTAGATGTGAAGTAAGATTACTACACTTTTAGCTTTTGGAAATGTATGCTTGTAGTTAAGAAGTTAAGATGAGGGCAAAAGGAAGGAACCTAGCAATAGTTCAATTTTGGCAATTGATATCTGAAGACATACAGCTATATCCCAGAACCTAGAGCCAAAATATCTTACAATCACAGGCAATTTCACTGCTGAGTTAGTGGCTCATATCCCACCTGGACTTGATAGTATTTCTATTGCAAAATCTCAGGCTATATTAAACAAGTGAGAAGTTGTAAACAaaattttcaagtatttttcttttacagcagACATGCTGTACCTTCTAGTCCTGCTTGTGGTAGTTCCTTCATTAATAATGGCTGTATG comes from Gallus gallus isolate bGalGal1 chromosome Z, bGalGal1.mat.broiler.GRCg7b, whole genome shotgun sequence and encodes:
- the OSMR gene encoding oncostatin-M-specific receptor subunit beta isoform X4, producing the protein MMNHFVFLAVLLHLRTWCTAYSQQESLVFPVTYLNVHKDLPLQRLLVEWDVDKSARDAELVMSFEIQVRRAEEAIVWREFLNATLDKSGKPLHWMWNSDLPLECMSHSVRIRSKAEVSKTWSQWSPWETIQGLDTSNISEPRIFPDEKIIEEGSDISLCCIGRKGQIIKEFFLNSPIPYFNRTNSQVGLLIAKNVKFKGVPHVLCRESCSEDNCFAHAVFFVGRPPDTPRDFSCQTRNMREITCTWDQGRDTYLYGSHSSKYKLSEQFSKTSVPCTVNCSERCSCSWNVGKQRIYNITLTVENPLGQRTTMDVFDVAHRIHPLPPFQQWEEHTETEIELHWEQKEKEIELFCQAEVWQPNGKAKLYNSSDTQLYHNSITLGGLQPYTSYTSRVRCGAAKHFWRWSEWSKAHSFRTKEKAPSGKLDVWRKITPALQGRNVTLFWKQEAGFRANGEIISYEVTWEKVVDRFKPEHISLSSDRNSTRIFIDNHPYRISIMARNSVGYSHPSVLIIPGATDIEKKLNSSELKEEHVNGTDGGILISWKPRDKSDSYIIDWCNFPMLQPCDLQWRRFGPNTSSALIKSAAFVPGVRYNFHVYASAANRASLLEKKTGYLKELPPRFDPDVKKIELSYHEVTLYWDPYPTDEIHPGFLRGYHVYVSPVQEGCNLKGSKKHVLEGGSVVCKFTIENPEEKTYTVKHLTSNTKYKLAIKAYTGGGENSATNFRYIDTPLDYRF